One Glycine max cultivar Williams 82 chromosome 1, Glycine_max_v4.0, whole genome shotgun sequence genomic window, CCACGCAACTTATCCTCGGCGACTTTGGGTCATCCTTTATTTTAGACAACCATAACTCATCGTTTTCCATTTCAAATTTTGGACTTTTGTTCTTTGTAACATTATATTAGATAATCAGAATAAATCACATTGAAATCAGACAAATCAATACCTTGACTTGCGACTTGCCTCATGTATTATTAACATAcatcattttaattacatttttacattatatttgtaaaaaaaaacttattttcacaccatttttttatagaagaaaCATGTTATTGAGCGCGCTGTGGCAAAATATCTGGAAGATGTTGtaaaagaaatatgataaataacACAAGTGAGAATTATAGAGGAAAGAAATTggtaagataaaagaaaataaaaaatttagaatgtttttacatgataaaattatttgatatatttacaTAATTCATCAATATCAGAGCCGTACATATATTACGTAATACTCCATGAAATTTACACCTTTTTTATTACGTGAGATAGATAGACAATAAAACTCTCATTCACGTGTGATATGTAGACTGAGGAAGAAAGGATTGgcataaagtttccaagagtacaaatgatttatttaataaaaaaactatatttaatttttatgacgtgtaaaattttctttaattaataattataagtgCGAATAGAATTAATCTATGAATTAGAGTTCAgccataagaaaaaatatatataaattgaggAAAAGTATGTGCGGAAAGTCAAGGAGACTCGAGTCCTGTCCAATCTCATTAAATAGGAGAAGAAATGGAAAGTGGaagcaaaacaaaacaagagtgtgtgtgtgagagatgGTTATGGCTTCGTGGAAGAAGctggtgttgttgttgttgatcttTCTCTGCACTTGTAAAGCACAGGAGGAACAGAGCTCCACCCCGGTGTACCTGTACCATAACTGTTCCGGCGGCAACACCACCGCCAACAGTGCCTACCAACTCAACCTGAGGACCCTCCTCACTTCCCTGTCTTCCAACGCCACCACCACCGAATTCTCCAACAACACCGTGGGACTGGGAACATCCCCGTCCGACAGGGTGTACGGCCTGTTCATGTGCAGGGGTGACGTGCCCTCTGCTCTGTGCCAACAGTGCGTGGTGAACGCAACGGGGCGTCTCCGCTCCCAGTGCTCCCTGGCCAAACAGGCCGTCATTTGGTACGACGAGTGCACCGTGCGGTACTCGAACCGCTCCTTCTTCTCCACAGTGGACACGCGGCCACGTGTCGGCCTCCTGAACACCGCCAACATCTCCAACCAGGATTCCTTCATGCGCCTGCTTTTCCAAACCATAAACAGAACCGCTGACGAGGCTGCAAACTTTTCCGTGGGTTTGAAGAAATACGCAGTGAATCAAGCCAACATTTCTGGGTTTCAGTCTCTATACTGTTTGGCTCAGTGCACGCCGGATCTGTCCCAGGAAAACTGTAGAAGTTGTCTGAGTGGTGTGATTGGAGACCTTCCTTGGTGCTGTCAGGGAAAGCAGGGAGGAAGGGTTCTCTATCCTAGCTGTAATGTCAGGTACGAGCTCTACCCTTTCTACCGCGTCACTGCTTCCcctccttcatcttcacctTCACCGCCAACACTTCTTCCTCCTCCAACTTCACCAATTTCCCCAggtaatttttaatatcttcACTCAAATTCAGTTACACTTATTAGCAAAGTAGTAAAACTTTGTTTTCGCAGGAAGCAGTGGGATCTCAGCTGGAACGATTGTTGCAATTGTGGTTCCAATTACGGTCGCTGTGCTTATATTTATAGTCGGAATTTGTTTCTTGAGTAGAAGAGCAAGGAAGAAGCAGCAGGGTTCTGTAAAGGAAGGAAAAAGTAAGGATCcaccaaaaaattaaagatactgtttttttatgaaagatTTTATCTTATGCGTTTGATTTGGCTTTTTAGCTGCGTATGACATCCCCACCGTGGACTCCTTGCAATTCGATTTCAGCACAATTGAAGCGGCCACAAACAAGTTCTCTGCCGATAACAAGTTGGGGGAAGGTGGATTTGGTGAGGTTTACAAGGTATGGTACTAGcgtacttttttttgtttctatgcAAGAAGGAAATAAGGTCCATCTACATATatgtcatttaatttaatttggaaaATTCAGGGCACTCTTTCAAGTGGACAAGTAGTAGCTGTCAAGAGACTCTCCAAAAGCTCTGGACAAGGTGGAGAAGAATTTAAGAATGAAGTGGTGGTGGTTGCCAAGCTTCAACATAGAAA contains:
- the CRK5 gene encoding cysteine-rich receptor-like protein kinase precursor, which gives rise to MVMASWKKLVLLLLIFLCTCKAQEEQSSTPVYLYHNCSGGNTTANSAYQLNLRTLLTSLSSNATTTEFSNNTVGLGTSPSDRVYGLFMCRGDVPSALCQQCVVNATGRLRSQCSLAKQAVIWYDECTVRYSNRSFFSTVDTRPRVGLLNTANISNQDSFMRLLFQTINRTADEAANFSVGLKKYAVNQANISGFQSLYCLAQCTPDLSQENCRSCLSGVIGDLPWCCQGKQGGRVLYPSCNVRYELYPFYRVTASPPSSSPSPPTLLPPPTSPISPGSSGISAGTIVAIVVPITVAVLIFIVGICFLSRRARKKQQGSVKEGKTAYDIPTVDSLQFDFSTIEAATNKFSADNKLGEGGFGEVYKGTLSSGQVVAVKRLSKSSGQGGEEFKNEVVVVAKLQHRNLVRLLGFCLQGEEKILVYEYVPNKSLDYILFDPEKQRELDWGRRYKIIGGIARGIQYLHEDSRLRIIHRDLKASNILLDGDMNPKISDFGMARIFGVDQTQGNTSRIVGTYGYMAPEYAMHGEFSVKSDVYSFGVLLMEILSGKKNSSFYQTDGAEDLLSYAWQLWKDGTPLELMDPILRESYNQNEVIRSIHIGLLCVQEDPADRPTMATIVLMLDSNTVTLPTPTQPAFFVHSGTDPNMPKELPFDQSIPMSVNDMSISEMDPR